A window of Pirellulales bacterium genomic DNA:
GCGCTGGTGGAAGACCTGCACGAGCGGGGCCTCGACCGCGACGTATCGGTCGTCGTGTGGGGCGAGTTCGGCCGCACGCCGAAGATCAATCCGCAAGGCGGACGCGATCACTGGCCGCCGGTGAGTTGCGCGCTGTTGGCCGGCGGCGGGATGCGCACCGGCCAGGTCATCGGTTCCACAAACCGGTTGGGCGAATATGCCAAAGACCGCCCGGTGACGTTCCAGGAAGTGTTCGCCACGCTCTATCACAATCTGGGCATCGACGTGAACACCGCCACCATGCCCGACCTTTCGGGACGGCCGCAGTATCTGGTCGATCACGCGGAGCCGCTGCGGGAGGTATGCTAGAATAGTGGCTGAACCGCAACGAGGAGGCGAAGAACATGAGCCTTTTGGTCTTAAACGAGATTGTCGCGGGCCGCGCGCCGCCGGCCATTTGCTTCAGCGTCGCTGAATTCCACAAAATGCTCGCCGACGGTATTCTCATTGACGGCCAGCCGCTTGAATTGATTGACGGCATCATCCTTCAGAAGGACCGGGCGGCCGCAGGTGAAGCTCCGATGACACACGGCAAGCGGCACGCAATCGCGATCGAAGAAATTGACGACCTGTTGGCGGCTCACGCCGGCAATTCAGGTTGCAGCGTTCGGGCTCAGTTGCCCGTGACGCTGTCGGACGTGAGCGAACCGGAACCCGACCTGGCGCTGGTCATGGGCAAAATCAGAGATTACCTCGATCACCATCCTGGTTCCAGCGAGGCGCTGTTAGTCATCGAAGTGGCCGACAGTTCGTTGCACTACGATCGCACCATCAAGCAAGGGCTCTATGCGGCTGCTGAAATACGTGAGTATTGGATCGTCAACCTGATCGACGACCAGATCGAGGTCCATCGAACGCCGATTGTCGATGAAAGACGCTACGCACAGCGGTGCGTGTTTGGGCTCGGCGAAGTTGTGCCACTGCCACTGCCAGGCAACGTCTCGGTAGAACTGCGCGTCGACGAGCTGGTCCCGCCACGGCCGTAACATCGGCCGCACGGCTCTTCCGCCCATCGTCGGCCCGTCGCCGAAGATGATCGCTCACAGGTGCGTTTTCGCTATGCGGTTCTGCCCAGATCCGCCTCGCGCTTCGGCAGCTCGACCTCGATGCGCGTGCCGGCGCCAGGCGCACTGTCGATCGTGGCCTGGCCGCCTAGCAGCCGGGCACGCTCGCGGATGCCCTGTAATCCAAATTGACGCGCCCGCACGTCGGCGGGGTTGAAACCGACGCCGTCGTCGCGGATGGAGAGCCGCA
This region includes:
- a CDS encoding Uma2 family endonuclease, coding for MSLLVLNEIVAGRAPPAICFSVAEFHKMLADGILIDGQPLELIDGIILQKDRAAAGEAPMTHGKRHAIAIEEIDDLLAAHAGNSGCSVRAQLPVTLSDVSEPEPDLALVMGKIRDYLDHHPGSSEALLVIEVADSSLHYDRTIKQGLYAAAEIREYWIVNLIDDQIEVHRTPIVDERRYAQRCVFGLGEVVPLPLPGNVSVELRVDELVPPRP